In the genome of Halapricum salinum, one region contains:
- a CDS encoding class 1 fructose-bisphosphatase: MNTIDQIVRAVKETADYMNTHLASHAGSRGETNPSGEVQSAADVWADDLFFDALGPLDGVGGYASEERESVIDCGEGYTVAVDPLDGSANLASNNSVGTIVGVYDAELPASGRSLVASMMVLHGPYTTMTVAREDRDVVQEYLLQDGHSERRGTFTMPQPPAVVGIAGKPTDRSDRLNALAEELERDLKLRYGGATVADLAQVLEYGGIFGYPESEVYPEGKLRVHFEAAPLAYLIENATGASSDGHQSLLDIDPDGLHARTPTFLGDSALVERVEDALAEP; this comes from the coding sequence ATGAACACGATCGATCAGATCGTCAGGGCGGTCAAAGAGACCGCCGACTACATGAACACGCACCTCGCGAGCCACGCGGGTAGCCGCGGTGAGACCAACCCCAGCGGCGAGGTCCAGTCTGCCGCGGACGTCTGGGCCGACGATCTCTTCTTCGACGCACTCGGGCCACTGGACGGCGTCGGCGGCTACGCCAGCGAGGAACGTGAATCGGTGATCGACTGCGGCGAGGGATATACTGTCGCCGTCGATCCGCTCGACGGATCGGCGAACCTCGCCTCGAACAACTCCGTCGGGACGATCGTCGGCGTCTACGACGCCGAACTCCCCGCCAGCGGGCGGTCGCTCGTCGCCTCGATGATGGTGCTTCACGGCCCGTACACCACCATGACCGTCGCTCGCGAAGACCGTGACGTCGTCCAGGAGTACCTCCTGCAGGACGGCCACAGCGAGCGTCGCGGGACGTTCACGATGCCACAGCCGCCCGCCGTCGTCGGGATCGCGGGCAAGCCGACCGATCGCTCGGACCGGCTCAACGCCCTCGCCGAGGAACTCGAACGCGACCTCAAACTCCGCTACGGCGGCGCGACCGTGGCCGATCTGGCGCAGGTCCTCGAATACGGTGGCATCTTCGGCTACCCCGAGTCCGAGGTCTACCCCGAGGGGAAACTTCGAGTCCACTTCGAGGCCGCGCCGCTGGCCTATCTGATCGAGAACGCCACTGGAGCCTCCAGCGACGGCCACCAGTCGCTGCTCGATATCGATCCGGACGGTCTCCACGCCCGGACGCCGACCTTTTTGGGTGATTCGGCGCTCGTCGAACGGGTCGAAGACGCACTTGCAGAACCCTAA
- a CDS encoding J domain-containing protein — protein sequence MESFAGLPEWVATLPDWLVLGTVLGVGSSCCVAGLFVLADRFFPAQQTRQQYGNTESRRRVEIRDYLDEIDESYAEDHPVAGQPVAFYLPQRDVAITFDARAYFRIEKTDTVPILVEHELPGVAIGARLPFETRESQPETEQTTHPARGAFATLGLPAGAPIDEVKSAYRRKVKNVHPDQGGDEEEFKRVREAYTTAKQYAS from the coding sequence ATGGAGTCGTTCGCTGGTCTGCCGGAGTGGGTCGCCACGCTGCCGGACTGGCTCGTTCTGGGAACAGTGTTGGGAGTCGGCTCTAGCTGCTGTGTCGCCGGACTGTTCGTGCTGGCCGATCGATTCTTCCCCGCCCAACAGACCCGCCAGCAGTACGGCAATACCGAATCACGGCGCCGGGTCGAGATCCGGGACTACCTCGACGAAATTGACGAGTCCTACGCCGAAGACCACCCGGTCGCGGGCCAGCCCGTCGCCTTCTACCTCCCACAGCGTGACGTCGCCATCACCTTCGACGCGCGGGCGTACTTCCGGATCGAGAAGACCGATACTGTACCGATTCTCGTCGAGCACGAACTGCCAGGGGTGGCGATCGGCGCGCGACTTCCCTTCGAGACGCGCGAGTCCCAACCCGAAACCGAGCAAACCACACATCCGGCGCGGGGGGCGTTCGCTACGCTCGGGCTGCCGGCCGGCGCGCCGATCGACGAGGTCAAATCGGCCTATCGGAGGAAAGTCAAGAACGTCCATCCCGACCAGGGCGGCGACGAAGAGGAGTTCAAGCGCGTTCGAGAGGCCTACACGACCGCAAAGCAGTACGCGAGTTAG
- a CDS encoding proteasome assembly chaperone family protein, translating into MDEFEIDVLAEPELEDPVLVEGLPGVGHVGKLAAEHILEELDSEPVCRVYSKHFPPQVSVEDGKAELAHAEFHAVETETGPDVVTLTGDHQAQDNAGHYGLTDTFLDVADDLGVERVFALGGVPTGELIEEYDVLGAATTEAFVEELEEAGVEFREDEPAGGIVGVSGLLLGLSERRDLAAACLMGETSGYLVDPKSAQAVLEILQDVIGFEVDFSSLEDRAEEMEEVVRKIQEMEQGNATPSEEDLRYIG; encoded by the coding sequence ATGGACGAATTCGAGATCGACGTACTCGCCGAGCCGGAGCTGGAGGACCCAGTCCTCGTCGAGGGACTGCCCGGCGTCGGCCACGTCGGCAAGCTCGCGGCCGAACACATCCTCGAAGAACTGGACAGCGAACCCGTCTGTCGGGTCTACTCGAAGCACTTTCCGCCACAGGTCAGCGTCGAGGACGGGAAAGCCGAACTCGCACACGCAGAGTTCCACGCCGTCGAGACCGAGACCGGTCCCGACGTGGTCACACTCACTGGCGACCACCAGGCACAGGACAACGCCGGCCACTACGGCCTCACGGACACGTTCCTCGATGTCGCCGACGATCTGGGCGTTGAGCGTGTGTTCGCGCTCGGGGGCGTCCCGACGGGCGAGCTCATCGAGGAGTACGACGTGCTCGGCGCGGCCACGACCGAGGCCTTCGTCGAAGAACTCGAAGAAGCGGGCGTGGAGTTTCGCGAGGACGAACCCGCGGGTGGAATCGTCGGCGTCTCCGGTCTCCTGCTCGGTCTGAGCGAGCGCCGTGATCTCGCTGCGGCCTGTCTGATGGGCGAGACTTCGGGGTATCTGGTCGATCCCAAGAGCGCCCAGGCAGTGCTCGAAATCTTGCAGGACGTCATCGGCTTCGAAGTCGACTTCAGTTCGCTGGAGGACCGCGCCGAGGAGATGGAAGAGGTCGTCCGGAAGATCCAGGAGATGGAACAGGGCAACGCCACCCCCTCCGAAGAGGATCTGCGTTACATCGGCTAG
- a CDS encoding RNA-protein complex protein Nop10 — protein sequence MKSDIRVCSAWQTAHERPVYTLSGTCPDCGAEAVNSAPAPFSPEDRYGSYRRALKERRRE from the coding sequence ATGAAATCGGATATCCGGGTGTGTTCGGCGTGGCAGACCGCCCACGAACGCCCGGTGTACACCCTTTCTGGCACCTGTCCCGACTGTGGCGCCGAAGCTGTCAACAGCGCGCCAGCCCCCTTCTCACCCGAAGACCGGTACGGCTCGTACCGGAGGGCACTTAAGGAGCGGCGCCGCGAATAG